From one Culex quinquefasciatus strain JHB chromosome 3, VPISU_Cqui_1.0_pri_paternal, whole genome shotgun sequence genomic stretch:
- the LOC6035482 gene encoding uncharacterized protein LOC6035482, with protein sequence MNKINTARKHIRIGSMNNCRLCVTPIPDPAVATKVDSELSDGSTVAEKLDDLFGILVGDYCDADVLKAICSQCTTKIVRGASGQLSMADMDQTKEFFNSGDQKARLFVRSGGQYSSPSGVDNPALKALTNSPFGLTTPKAVAKRPLAPAAAAATTSKKSKLQAEDATMDWLRSQPGIAGLGASLSQTTYNTPKTSGGKKIVVREIQLDQDEDDGRETVVKTKCPFCPKVYVLNSALINHIGQKHPDRPVKFKKCDTCSKQFLNAAELKVHKCPKAYTGRSWGWGWGRRRWW encoded by the exons AAATCAACACTGCCAGAAAGCATATCCGAATCGGCAGCATGAACAATTGCCGGTTGTGTGTTACGCCCATTCCGGACCCGGCAGTCGCCACGAAGGTCGACTCGGAACTTTCGGACGGCAGCACGGTGGCGGAGAAGTTGGACGACCTCTTCGGAATCTTG GTCGGCGACTACTGCGATGCCGACGTCCTTAAGGCGATCTGCAGCCAGTGCACGACCAAGATCGTCCGGGGTGCTTCCGGTCAGTTGTCGATGGCCGACATGGACCAGACCAAGGAGTTCTTCAACAGCGGGGATCAAAAGGCGCGCCTCTTTGTACGTAGTGGAGGCCAATATAGCTCGCCCAGTGGAGTGGACAATCCGGCCTTGAAGGCGCTCACCAACTCTCCGTTCGGGTTGACCACTCCCAAGGCGGTGGCCAAGCGGCCACTCGCTCCTGCTGCAGCCGCAGCAACCACCAGCAAGAAGAGCAAGCTGCAGGCCGAGGACGCCACCATGGATTGGCTGCGGTCCCAGCCCGGAATCGCCGGCCTAGGCGCAAGTCTGTCCCAAACGACGTACAACACTCCGAAGACGTCGGGCGGCAAGAAGATCGTGGTGCGGGAGATCCAGCTGGACCAGGACGAAGACGATGGCCGTGAGACCGTGGTCAAGACCAAGTGTCCGTTCTGCCCGAAGGTTTACGTCCTGAACTCGGCGCTGATCAACCACATTGGCCAGAAACATCCGGACAGGCCGGTTAAATTCAAGAAATGCGACACTTGCAGCAAGCAGTTCCTGAATGCCGCGGAACTTAAGGTGCACAAATGCCCGAAGGCATACACTGGACGCAGCTGGGGATGGGGCTGGGGGCGCCGCCGCTGGTGGTAA